In Vidua chalybeata isolate OUT-0048 chromosome 4, bVidCha1 merged haplotype, whole genome shotgun sequence, the genomic window AGAGTCCTTGTCTTTGCACATGCTATAACCAAGGGTGAGGGCTTTAGAcagattttcctgctgtgatGCTTGTTTATGGTAGCTTATAGTAACAaggcagctgaaaggaaaatgggatCACAGAAAACAGAGTAGGATGTCTTCTCAGTGCTCCCTATGTTGCACAACAGCATGGCACAGTAATTCCAGATGAGCATCACAGCTGACTGGTTCCAGACTGGAAAGAgtggagctgtggcagcttCAGTGCTGTACCTGAATTAATTAGTCATGTTTATAGACAGAAAGGGTAACTTATTTGGGAACAGACTGTGCTAATGCTACACAGCCCTAGGCACTGAAGCTGTTAGCTGGGAATGGCACGGTGAGAATATGTGGTGTTTTGTGTTACTAGCTAGCAGAAGTTTACTGTACTGCTACGCTAGAAGCCATATGGAGTGGAAACATCTGAGCAGGTCTGAGGgaagaattttaaatatgaaCACAAGTCTAAAGTTGATGTTATACTTTAGTACTGCCTTTAAGACTTCATTAAACAcagtttttgttgcttttaatgttttgtgGTTGCTAGGGTGCCCAGAAAAATGCAAGCAGAAAGGTTCCTCACAGAAGTTGCTAAATATAATTGGATTGTTCACCCTAAACCATATACTCAATCCTCAAGTTTAGGGACTCTCACAGCAATAATGGCTATAAAAGTTATGATTTGCAAATGGTTTATTGGAAAATATAGACTACTGCCCATCAGGATGTTAAAACACAAAACTGGATTCACCCTGCCCTGAAGACCTTTGCCTGTCAGTTATAGCCAGCAATTCTGTGTCTCTCAGATAACAGGAATATAATCAATTCCCCCAACTGAGCTGCTAAGTTTCTGACTCACTCTATCCTAAACTGAAGTGACTCAGAGCCACAATTTTCTATCTCCTCACCACATTATTTGTCAGGGGAGGAAGCCAAAGCATAGGTACTTGAGAAAATGTTAATACCATCAGCCAGAACTTAGGGGATGcatattatttcattatttgtatTGACTGTCACCCTAATATCCACTTACAGCAGAATGTGCTCTCAATGTGAGGAAACTGTCCCATGACAACAGGGCCCTGAGGTTCTGACACTGAAGACTGGGAGGTGATGTGTATTAATACAATATGAAAGACATGTCAGTCTTAGGAGTTATTAATGGTAAAACAATGTATGAAGGGTTTGTATTGCTGGTAAACATGTTTATCAAGTGTTTCTTCTTGCATATCAGAAATATGAAACCTCACAAGGGGTGTCTACAAAGTAGTcattgattttaaattacttgCTATTTagattacttttatttttatgtatcaGACcaaaaactttcctttttcatttattgCCTCCAGTGGTACCAACTTGACTTgatactatttttttcctccttaccTGTATGCAGTATTTTGTACATATGCAGGCAAGAGTTTAAAGTGAAAATTATAGATTAAGAGAACTAGAATACCTATATATGACAAAAAACATAACCCCAGAAAAATATAGTACCTAGATTGCCTGGTTCAATCTATCCTGGGTCCAATAGCTGACCAGAAATAAAACTGGATTAGACTTACTAACTCCATGCTTTACTTTCCCAAGGGAAAGCATTGTTTTGGATAGGTATTCAGACTAGCAGCCCTTTTATAGGAGTAGATTCTTACAGGAAAACTCCTAAACTTCCTGGGATAATGCATTCAGATGAACTGTGCCTCACTGTACTTCAAACATACATAGCTGTACTTCCAAGTAAACCAGGCAATTTATAACAGTACATCTATGGCCATCTGCAAAATTTAACTGGTGCTTGTGGCAAATAGTCCTACATAAATTGCAGTTCTGTACAACCACAGGACTAACAAGTAATTTCAATGCAGAATAGTGTAGATGCTCTGTGTTTCAAGCACTCATAATTTATGCGATCAGAATGGTTTCCCTGTATTCAAAttagagaagaaagaaagggtTTGGCTTGCAGTAAAATACTACTGCCACCATGAAATCAAAGTCTACTGCTAGCTGCCAGATCTAAATAATAGTTGTTCAAATGCTGCATTACAGCAGTATCAAGCTGTCAGTTTACACTCTTGTCAAGAGCAGTTACTGCAAGGCTCACCGAATTGATCCCtaaataacattaatttatattctaaaatatttatctaaCTTCAAGTCCTTCACAGAAAGACTACTGTGTATCTTCACCCATAttcctttttaaacatttgtaaTGCAAAGTATCCTGAAGCCTCTAGGCTGTCTCAGGAAATACATGTCCTGCAGTATTCTGATCAATTTTCTCCCAGTTATGACTCTCCCCCTGCGCTGTATTCTTTCATTTATCCTGGTATATGTAGCCTTCCTTGCAGAATTGCaaggggagctggcagggatcCAGGACAACCTGTCAGCACAAGCAGCGGTGAGGTGATGAGTCAGCAGAGGCACTGTGTGTCTTTGCGCTCTGCTGCAGCACCGCCCACTCCCAACCCTCCCGGAGATAAGTCTTGGCTTTGACCTTGAAAAGTGCCCACAGCTCCTGTACATCCTTATTTTGATAAAAGGGAGGATGTGTCCTTCAGTGAACCTGAAAATGTGGAGTTGCCCTACAGAAGCTAATAACCCAAGGAACAAGAAGCTCTGTGTGATCTGAGGATTATGTGAGGCTTAACCTGAGAACAAGGCTGGCAGTTTTGTAAAGCAATTCGTTAAGAACCATCACATAAACTGCAGtgttaaaactattttaaaatagcataaTTTCACTGCATTTGTGCCACACTGCATTCAGTACATCCCCAATGTGATAGCTGCACACagaaaaatccagcagctgctacATACTGTGATTacatagaataaaataaaattatctagGGTTAAGAAATAAGATGTCCACATTGAAAGGACATCAATGTGGCCACTGAATATCTGTATTCagatatttttgtcttcattctTTATActgcttttttaataaaaagaatttaaatggCTCCCTCTTGTGTCAAGAGAAATACAGTATCATTTTGGCAAAAAAACTAGTCCTTGAGCAGAAATTAGGTTTTATCTATGTTTATACTGCAGAGTCTAGTTATCAGTATGTTGTGGTGCTGGAGGAGACTGAACACATGTATCCCTTGCTGCTCAGGTACTCTTTGAAACTACCTAAAATAAGTAACATAAACAGTTACCTTTCAGCTGCACATGATGAAGGGTAGGGAAAAATAGCTTGTCAACCATATGTATTGCACCCCATCTAATTTGCCAATGCAGTCTAGACTAGATAGATATCTTGTCTTGGAGATCCTTGTCCTTAAAGATCTTTAACATCTCAGTACAGAATACCTGGATCAGTGTAGCTTAGTTTACTTGGGGTGTTTTTCACAGGTGAGCAAATCTTCACCTTGTAAGGGGTGGGAGGAAAGCAATGAACTGTGACAGAAAGCTCTGAGCATGAAAGAGTCACTGAATAGCAATGAGGAAGTAAAAATCTGGTTTCAACAACCCTGCAagtcttctttccttctttctactACCTGCTGATAAAGTTTATTGTTCTGGCTTTTGAATCATGAAAGCTTTTTCCACAATAATTAATACTCATAAAACGCTGAAATTGAAAACTGAGAgggtttatttttgtggttttggtggggtttttttggttttttttgtatgtgtttttgttttgtttgtttgggtttttttttttttttttttttgcatagcaTGGGGCATACTTTGGTAACTTTGGATATTAAGCAATAGTCTTGGAAATTAAcatagaagaggaaaaatacttaTAGGACACTAAAGTCTTGATAACCTCAAGAGGCAAATAAAATGTATCGGGAAATATGTGTGTACACGGGAAGTGTGTACACAATAGCTTTTGAGAAAGCAGGTCTGAAAAGCTTTGTTTCAGGGAAACATGCTTCAGTTCTGTAGTTTCTCACAAAATCTCTTCCTGTAGTTataaattaacaaaacaaaaacaatctaaacaaaaagaaactaGGCCCACTTTGGAGTGGGACTAATCATACTGATGACTGGAGAGCTTGATAAAGCTACTTTGCAGATAATTATCTTGAGATAATCTCAGTTTATCCTGATTCAGAAGTCTGGTGGTACACACACAGCAAGCTATGTTTTGTAGTTTGAAGGGGAGGCTTTAAAATATCGTATTATGAATTCTGCTGCAGCCATTTATCCTTTGTAAAAAGTCTTCCTTGTTACAGCCTTACAGGTTGTTAtgagaataaatgaaaatatgactACCAATATCAAATTCTTTTCAAATCTAGGACTTCATATCCTCCTCCAAATAATTTGTTCTTACTTCTCATACAGAAGGAGTTACCACTTGTTCACAGAGACAAAAAATTACTATGGTGGACAGAATGATCATTCAGTAACTTAGCATTTCTTGTTTAAGGGCCTCTCCAGTGGCATCCCACAATCTACTTCCATGTTTCAGAGAAGAACTTAACTGAGGGTAGACTTAACTGAAGAGAAACTAAAAGGGTTTATTGAATCTAAAGCATGTACTTTGGTTCCAAACTGCTGTTTGGAAAAGATCTCATCAGCTGCCACCTGGGACTAGATACATCTAAActaaaaaatactctttttatATATCCAGCTGTGCAAAGTTACTTTTCTGAACACAACCACCATCACAATCTCAATGGAACTGAGCTACCTGCCTCATATTCCAAGCCTGAAAAGACAGAATGAGGTAACTGGGCATTTCATTACCTATTTCTTTTGAGGTACTCATTCCAAAATTGTTTGGAaggtactttaaaaaaattgagttGTActatatatgtacacacataaaagtattttaaaaatcacattttgtcTTAAGTACGGCCAAACACTGCTACTCTTAACCATTAATCTAACGGCTGGGGTACCTGCCTGGAAAGTGTAAGAGACCAGGATTCTTAGATGGAGAGCATTTTGTGTTCTCCTTCCTGgattatacattttttttctctcctgggTTATTTCCAAACTATGGGCTGTTCTAGAGGAGAGGTGCTCTTGGAGTCTTTAACAGCTTGTGtagagaaaagaataaaaaaaattgattgatCAGTAGAGCTCATGAGTTGTATCTTCTGTGGTAAAAATCACTCCAAGTTAGGCTTTAGACACCTAGCACTAAGTGTAGGAGTATTTTTCTAGTCAGTTTGCATTCTTTCCAGTATTAGTGTGCCTTGTGAGGTATTGGCATATTTAAAATGGGGCCACTACAAATTTATTACATGCTTACTTTACTTCTGTTTCAATGCTGTATTGCAAAATATTACAAGAGGCAGAAGTCAATCTCTTTAAAGGTGGAAAACtttgaaaagctgctgttttcttcttgaCTCAAAGTAAAGGTAGATGCTTTCATTCTGACCttatttacttgtttttcctttgggtGACGTTTTCTCTAGCCTCCACTGTGACTAGGTTTTGTTTACTAAATTATGAGTGAGActcataatttaattttagaaagcATTTCCCAAAGAAACCTCAGGCCAGTACTCTTGAcacttttcagaaagaaaattaggtTTGTGGTTTCTTAGTAAGCTTTTGTGCCTCGTTTCTGCTTAACCTCAGGCAATGAAATGTAAATTGTTAAACAAGGTTTGGATGTGAAATTTAATAGACCTTCCTTGTGTATGCAGGATTTTGGTAAGCAAACAACAGGTATGCTGATTTAAACAATAATTTTTCCATCTCAGGAAAGGAAACTTTGATGCAGACTTTGTTCTGCATCTACATCATAGCAAACCTTGCTGTTTTATGTACAGGCAGTACCATCCATCAGTCAGGATCAAGTTTCCTGTGACTTGTGTGCAAGTCTTAAAAGTGAATGCTGTAACCTGAAGTAACATCATCGAGCTTTTGTGTGAGTCATACAACTGTCAGGTGGCTGAAACACACTGCAGTTTATTCCTAGACCTAAGCTAACAATATATACCATAGCAAATACTTACAGCCTTAACATACTGCAGGATAAAAAGATCTCACAGTGATTATTTATGCCACACATGCATCTTTCTTTCTGGTAGGCACCGTGAGCTCACCAATTCCTGTAGCTTAACAACATaatgtttctttaaataaatccaCTGTGATCTCActtactgaaacaaaaaaaaaaaaaaggtgaaggtTTATATATAACCaccttcccactgctgcctcctgtgCCGCTGGTTTTCCAGGCCCTCTCCTATGCGAAGCACTTGAGCAGTGTAAGCGGATGTTGCATAATGTGATTATGGGCTCCTCTACACTGAGGAACGTGTCCCACTTGTGGCATGTTACACACAGCTGCCTCGGTTCTTTCATTGAACAGAAACTGTGAAGCTGCTTTTATATTCCTGGCAGCTGTCAATTGCTAAAACAGAAGATTAGGGGGTTGAGGTTCgcgggtttttttttgtgggtttttttttttactgaaaatctGTATTGCTTCCTCTCTCTCATGCCTTTAGCTCTGAAGGAGATGATTATATTTCAGGTCATCTCTTCCTCTGTCTGATCCCAGTACACCATCCGAACTCATATTACAGGAATTTGCACGTATATGTAAGCAGCATTATAAAAACTCAGCTTCGAAAGAGTATCTCTGCGGTGTATCTACCGCTGAGGGAACATGGCGGTGAGTTCCCGACTTGTCTCCAGCACCAGCCGCATTCGCCATCCGGGCTGGACTGCGCCCCTTGTGGTGCCCCGTCGCTGTCCCCTAGGTCGCCGCTGTGGCGGAGGTGCCACACCGGGGGTGCCGGCGGCCCCCGCCCCTCACAGCCCCTCGCGGCAgccgcgcggggccgggccggctcCGACGCTGGCGCGGGGCTGCGCAGGCGCGGCGGGCGCGCGGGAtgcgggcggcgggagcgcaTGGCAGGTGGCGGGAAGCGGAGGCCGCGCGGCGCGGCGGGACCGGCCGGAGAGCAGGTGgggcggggggcagcggggacgcggccgggggcggcggggctcCCGCCTCCGAGGGCCGCCGGCCTGCACCGGCGCGGGTGCCTTCTGTGTCTGTCGGCTCTCCGTCTCCTTGCCCCTCGTTCTGTTTTGCTcggtggctttggggacagtcACAGGGCCGCTCCTCCACCCGGCCGTCTCGCGGGGACCGCCACGCTCGAGGTGCGCTGGGCCCGCCGGCCGCCGCATCATCCCGGCGCGAGCGCGCTGGGAACGGGGACACGCGCCGCGACCCGGCTTACCTGGCGGCGGCCCTGCTTCAGAGATCAAGTGTCCGCCGCATTGCCTTCTCTtaagaacaagaaaagaaaccttattgtttatttatttattttactttttatattcATTCAAATGCGGGGGTAACGATTCCTACCAATTCATGGAGACTTATGTGGGAATGGGGTGGTTTGCGGCTGCTGCCCCAGTAGAGTGTGCCCGTATGGCTCATTTCCTAGCCTGCTTCAGCTCACGTTAcatcatttttaaaagcaacttcACCTCTAAGCTGCTTCTAAAATGCTGCACTGAAAACTCCAGTTGTGATGTTGAATAGCAcagtagttaaaatagaagaGACCAGaggatttttgctgttttctttacttTGACAAGAAAAAATAGTATTCCTACTTTCAACTGTCTGTAAAACACGTAAACATATTGTATGCTGTCTGCAGTGTGATTGGAAATGGTCATTTTAGAACAATAGAATTAGATTAAACTTTAGGATTGCTTGCTCCTTTGCTTAATTAACGGAAGTGCTTCTGTTGATTATATTGAGCCATTAATATCAAAGTAGTAGTTTGCTACTGCAGACATGTTTAGTACATTTGTCAGACTGTACTTTTAATGGATTCAGTCCAAAATAGATGTGCTAGGTTGTATATATACTGCTTTAACTAACAAACCTGTCCTAATGGATCTAATCTTTGTTACTCCATTAGTATAAAAGTTTTGTAGACTCCTTTGGTAGAGCTGAGAGAAAGTAACTAAACTctgttttgggttggttttttttgtttttgttttaatttacagagtgaaaaaaatggaGCTGTCAAGAAGAGAAGATCAAACCAGGCAGATATTCCTGATAGTCTTTGCCAAGAAGCAGAAACATGCTATCGGCTTAGACTGCCTGAGGACTTCTACCAGTTTTGGAAGTTTTGTGAGGAACTAGATCCTGAGAAACCAAGTGGTGAGGTTTTAAATTTTGCCTCTTCTAACTTTCACTCCCGAAAGCAGCCTGAAAGCAGGCAAATTGGAGTTGGTCAGATGAATTTTAGTGAAGCTTCAGCTTTTCACTTGAGATGGAGAATATTTACATGAGTGTGAACTAAAACACTGGCTATAATCACCAAGATGTACACTTCAGGCTTTCTAAAATGTAACTACTGAAGTTGTGCAATGTAAAGAGACTAAATGTGGTCTAAATATGCCTTTCTTGCAGgtgcatttaaaatgtttagtATGGAACTCAGGTTTCCTCATGTCTCATGTTAAATCCCAATCAAAAGCTAAGCACCACACAGGCACTTGCTCACTCCCCCTTGGTGAGACAGGGGAGAGAATCGAAAGGGTGAAAGTGAGGAAAACATTTGGGTTGAGctaaagacagtttaatagggaaagcaaaagccacaagcaaagcaaaacaaggaatcaCCACCTCCTGTgtgcaggcaggtgttcagccatctccaagAAAGCGGGTCTTCGtcatgctgagcatgatgccatatgcTATGGAATATCACTTTGGTCAGTTGGGATCAGCTATCCCAGCTGCATCCCCTCTCAACTTCTTGTGTACCCGCAGCCTCCTCGCTGGTGGGTTGAGAGGTTGAAAAGGCTTTAACTCAGTGTAAGTGCTACTAAATCTGGATTTCAACCTCTTCAAGTTTATTATATAACAGAATATGGCATCACTGTGTGCTCTAGAAATGGCCATCTCTTGCAGAGtcagaatgatttgggttggaagggacctttaaaggtgATCTAGTTGAGCCCCCTAcactgagcagggacatcttcaacaGAGCCAGTTTGCTCAGAGCTGGATCCAACCCAGACTTAAATGTTTCTAGGTCATCCACCGTGTTTCTGGGCAACCCGTTCCACCACCTGAATCataccactttttttttcttgtgtttaatCTGAATCTACCCCGTTTTAGTTAAgaaccattaccccttgtcctcTTGCTACAGGCCCTGCTAAAATGTTTGTCTTTACCTTCAGTACCTAAAGTACTGAATCCTtttgttctccaggctgaacaacctaGCCCTCTCAGCCCATCTTTATAGGAGAGGTGCTCTAGGCCTCTGATCATATTCATGACCCTGTTCTGGAcccactccaacaggtccatgaCCTTGCTGTGCTAAAAACCCTGGAGCTGGATGTAGCACTGAGGTGGGGGCTGAGCAGAGtggcagaatcccctccctggccctcctggctgcactgctttggatgcagcccaggccACATTTGGCTTTTTGGGCTGGGAGTGCCTgtggctgggtcatgtccaggCTCTCGCCTACCAGcatccccaagtccttctgggcagggctgctctccatctgttcatccccagcctaTGTTGATACTAGGGGTTGACCCAGTATCTTGACCCAGGTGCAGAACTTTCCAAGAccacttggtcttgttaaacctgAAGAGATTCCCATGGGCTCAattcttgagcttgtccaggtcccttgggatggcatcccatcctttaggagtgtcatctgcaaatttgctgaggtTTGCTGATCCAGTCTTGTGTAATTGATAAAGATGAATATTAAACAATACTAGTCCCAGTACACCGATCTCCATCCTGACATTGGACTGTGGCTGGATGGctactttttattaaaatgtaataacTCTTCAATGAAAACTATCTGGACAAAACAATTCTTAGCTTTCCTTGTATAGTGAATAGTGTTTGACTGAATTTATGGAAACTTTCGATACCTGAGCAACACCAGAACTTACCCGTCTAAATGTGCACCTGATTCGTGGTTTGCTTTTCAGATGCACTTGTGTCAAGTGTTGGACTTAAGCTGGTTGGACCATATGATATTCttgctggaaaacacaaaaaagcaaaatcaacaGATGTGAACTTCAATCTTCATTGGAGATTCTTCTATGATCCCCCAGAATTTCAGACTATACTTGTTGGGGATAGCAGAACACAGTATCACGTGGGATATTTCAGGTATTTATCCTGTGTGCTCTTGTTCCACTACAACTATGCATAGCTTTTGTCCTCTTTTTCCACAAAATGTAACTTGTATGCTATCACCAAGCAagaatctttctttttttgtagtAGGACATTAACAAGTGGCtttatctttttattaaaaaagtttGCAGGAACCGGAGTTCAAGTctagatttaaatatttattaatctgCCTCCTCCAGCCATCCAGAGCACCTTCACGCACTAATCTTTAACTTTTGCCATGATACTGAGAAGAAAGCCAGGTTACCAAAGGGAAATGTGTATTCTTTCTGCATGTATGGATACAAGCTCTTTTCAAGGCTTGCTGTAAGATTTTAGCGCTTTAGATCTAAGGGCACTTCTTGGTGGGATTCTGAAGGAGATGGCAGCATAGTGAGGAGGCAAATTTAGTTTTACTTTGAAATAGGAGAAATGGACACTGCTTGACTATTTTGTGTGTACTTTTTCATCAATAGGGATGTGCCAGATGAACTCCCAGTGTGGGTTGGTGCAAATGAAGCGAAGAAGGGTTGTGTGATTTCACAAGTTGGTGATAATATCTTTGCTGCAGTCAAGTAAGGTTCATATTTACTTTTACTTAAAAAGAACAGAATAGAGAGAAATTGTTAATTGGGAGGTGGGATGTGGAATAATGAAGCTAACTTATTATATGTCTTTCTTAAGAAACCCTCACTTATTTTCTGCCCCTGTTGGCAAGTTTTAAGATGCTCTCAAAAGCCTTTGTAGGCTTTTTAACAGTGCTTTCCTTTcagaactaaaataaataagtgTTAATTGCATCATTCTTTAAGTATATTGGCAGTGACAGGCtctaaattggaaaaaatatcCTCTGGgtatgttaaaataattttgtaagtAGAGAAAGGGCATCTCAAGCAGTGGTGAAGGAAATCCGAGTATCATAGTAAATTAATAACATCTGGCTCTTATTCTTGtctacataaaaatacattatttttgtatataATTAATATCTACAAGAAGTACCATTTCTGCCCTGTGGCAGGATAACACTGACATGGATATGTAGTTCAGTTTGATTCATGGAACTTTACATGTTCCTGCATCAGGAATGTAAACAACTGACCTCATCCCTGCTGGTTAAAAATGGAAAGCTCTCTAAGGACAGACACGTGTCAGTCAGTGAAAGCAGACTGAAGAATGGCTTCTGCAAAAGAACCCTTGTGCACTGCAGAGTTAAACGAGGACATTTGTTTTGAAAGTACCATGAGGAGGCtcataaatatgtatttgtgtgCATGACTTGGATGACAAATGGTGTATATGGCATGGGAACAGCAAACTGAATTCTTAAGATAGAAAGATGAACAGTTACTGAGGCTGGGAGAACCTTCAGCACCTGCAGATTGCATAAGCTAGATTGTAATGCAGGTACAGATAAGAAAAGCCCAAGTACTAGATGTGCCAAACTATTTTCTTGCCTCTTCTTAAGAGGCTTGCATTTTCAAGTCTCTATATAAAGAAACACAGGACTGCTAATCTTTGTGGTTAAGATCTAGAGGTTTAATGTTtaaaaggctatttttttttttttttgttttcttgacatGTTTCATCTGTTTGCAGAttatttttgtcaaaaaaacTTAAGGAAGTGtctgataaaaagaaaactgctgttTTGAAAGACATAGATGAAAAGCTAACAAGAACAGCAAAAGAACTGGGTTATTCTCTGGAACAGAAAACCCTGAAGATGAAACAGAGAGATAAGAAAGTATGATTTTCCTCATCTATTGGACAGAGCTAAGTTGTGTTAAATTCTTTTCATTTACttgctgtttgtgtttttccatCCTTCTAGTCAGTAAGTATGCTACATTAGGACTTTCCAAAGGTAACCAGCTCTCTATAAAACTTCAAAAGAGGGAAGATTACTACAAGTGTGTTCCGAATAATAGgatttaataaaaacactttACTCTTATAAATCATAGCTTGGtattcaattaaaaatgaaacaacaagAAACAAGCCACCACCAAAAAACTCAGTAAGCACAGTAGTCTAAAAACTGGAACAAATAGAGGCCATGGAGGAAACTGCTTTGAAGATTGTTCTAAATAGCGGGGTTGGATCTGTTAGAAACAGGACCATTAAGGATAATATGGATGataataacagatttttttgcatacctattaaaaataattacagtagGGGTCTAAACAAATGTGGTACAGTGCAACACAACTGGCTACAAGGGTTCCTAGAATTCAGAATGTCACTGAAATGGCATTTCCAGTTTTTTCAAACTTCAATGCTTGAAATTAACTGCAATATAATTTGAAACTAAGTTGATGTCCTGGAGCCAGGACACCATCTTAGGTTTGACCACCAGCAGTCAGGTGTTAGTGTTTAATGAGGTGAGTTAATTTTAGGTCACAGTACTGTCTTACGATGCTATGttccattttctgtctctttgttCAGGTGGTGACCAAAGCATTTCATGGAGCTGGCCTAGTTGTTCCTGTAGACAAAAATGATGTTGGATACAGAGAACTTCCTGAAACAAATGGTAAACATCTTGTTTATTGTATCACTCTGCTTTTTTTAAGTACATGACCCTCAGTAAAAAGCAAACTGCATTCATGTTTTCTACTTAAAAATTTTGACTGATGGGAGTAAAATGTAGACGTCCTAACCATCACACTTGACCTCAAAGTATTGCCATTAAAGGAACCAGATGAGACCCAATGAAAACATGCTAAATCTGCGAAAAGAATACCTGAAGTAGTAGTTTagattatattttcttttgtgctgtCAAAGCCATGCAGGAAGTA contains:
- the LOC128786643 gene encoding histone PARylation factor 1, with protein sequence MAGGGKRRPRGAAGPAGEQSEKNGAVKKRRSNQADIPDSLCQEAETCYRLRLPEDFYQFWKFCEELDPEKPSDALVSSVGLKLVGPYDILAGKHKKAKSTDVNFNLHWRFFYDPPEFQTILVGDSRTQYHVGYFRDVPDELPVWVGANEAKKGCVISQVGDNIFAAVKLFLSKKLKEVSDKKKTAVLKDIDEKLTRTAKELGYSLEQKTLKMKQRDKKVVTKAFHGAGLVVPVDKNDVGYRELPETNANLKKICKAIVDAPTDEERVKAFAPIQEMLTFVQFANDECDYGMGYELGMDLFCYGSHYFHKTVGQLLPLAYTLLKRNLFAEIIEQHLGNRREEDLDQLAL